A single window of [Clostridium] hylemonae DSM 15053 DNA harbors:
- a CDS encoding GGDEF domain-containing protein, which yields MKKLSLLKMVQLTVLVILSLVSICLLLNKDIKQYIFSNMAATILFVVVWIILITGFVFLLMDFNVISEMKLNYHNLYQVAYSDPLSGIPNRFSCDVLIEKYIDKDLPESVGCVVLDLTNLPEINSEYNHATGNKLLSEFSTLLSSASANHGFVGRNGGNKFLAIFEDCDREKLNNFLKSVERKVERHNAAPKALPIEYKAGFALNSEEEFLQITRLIALANQRVYE from the coding sequence ATGAAAAAATTAAGCCTTTTAAAAATGGTTCAGTTGACTGTATTGGTCATTCTGAGCCTTGTCAGTATCTGCCTGCTGCTGAACAAGGATATCAAACAGTACATTTTTTCCAATATGGCCGCTACTATTCTATTTGTGGTCGTCTGGATAATCTTAATAACAGGTTTTGTATTTCTTCTGATGGATTTCAATGTTATTTCCGAAATGAAACTGAATTATCACAACCTGTATCAGGTCGCGTATTCCGATCCGCTGTCCGGCATTCCGAACCGGTTCAGCTGTGATGTTCTGATCGAAAAGTATATTGACAAGGATCTGCCGGAAAGTGTTGGCTGTGTCGTTCTGGATCTTACGAATCTGCCGGAAATCAATTCAGAGTACAACCACGCCACCGGTAATAAATTATTATCTGAATTCTCCACACTTCTTTCTTCTGCATCGGCAAATCATGGATTTGTAGGAAGAAACGGAGGAAATAAATTCCTTGCTATTTTTGAAGACTGTGACAGGGAAAAGCTTAATAATTTCCTGAAAAGCGTCGAAAGGAAAGTAGAAAGACACAATGCCGCGCCAAAAGCACTGCCTATCGAATATAAAGCTGGATTTGCTTTAAACAGCGAAGAAGAATTCCTGCAGATTACGAGGCTTATTGCTCTTGCTAATCAACGTGTTTACGAATAA
- a CDS encoding RNA polymerase sigma factor has product MAELDYEYIAGLVKKAQKGNSDAFAEIYAATYQKQYKFTYQYVKDAYLAQDILQEVYILVLKNITKIKNPRLFISWLNQINFRICLNACKKRSQQVQELGQTADGKSLADVQAGESLNPEQEFARKNANEELMEKILSLPPHESQVIIMKYYNEMKLEEIASAMDISRSTVKRYLAHGRASLEKILGEQKGGINIG; this is encoded by the coding sequence ATGGCAGAATTAGATTATGAGTATATTGCCGGACTGGTCAAAAAGGCCCAAAAAGGAAACAGCGATGCTTTTGCGGAAATTTACGCGGCTACTTACCAGAAGCAGTATAAATTCACATATCAGTATGTTAAGGATGCTTACCTTGCTCAGGATATACTGCAGGAGGTATACATACTGGTGCTTAAGAACATCACAAAGATAAAGAATCCCCGGCTTTTTATATCCTGGCTGAACCAGATCAATTTCCGTATATGCCTGAATGCGTGCAAGAAACGCAGCCAACAGGTCCAGGAGCTCGGACAGACGGCGGACGGCAAGTCCCTGGCGGATGTACAGGCCGGTGAATCGTTGAATCCCGAGCAGGAGTTCGCCCGGAAAAATGCCAATGAAGAACTGATGGAAAAGATCCTTTCTCTCCCTCCTCATGAGTCTCAGGTGATCATTATGAAATATTATAATGAGATGAAACTCGAGGAGATCGCAAGTGCCATGGACATCAGCCGCAGCACTGTTAAGCGGTATCTTGCCCACGGCCGCGCGAGCTTGGAAAAAATACTGGGAGAACAGAAAGGAGGAATCAACATTGGATAA
- a CDS encoding transglutaminase-like domain-containing protein, whose product MNKKTIFKSVLLVILCCILFCSCAGKKSAPSKSGPVRDNTPKVYVPEASGTATYGNDTVTFDASHTDQGYMMVQYRGTNEKVKLQFAAPDGSTYTYLLSLSGEYETFPFSAGSGTYSASLLENVQGDMYSIAFAQDIEVNIADEFTPFLYPNQYVNFTPDSNAVKEGEKLAKGAHSDLEVVENIYHYVIKNVSYDDDKASSVTYGYLPVVDETLKTGKGICFDYASLMAAMLRSQGIPTKLDIGYAGDAYHSWISTYVDDKGWIDNIIEFDGTSWELMDPTFAANSDNKSLKEAIGDGSNYVLKYTY is encoded by the coding sequence ATGAATAAGAAGACAATATTTAAATCTGTATTGTTGGTCATTCTGTGCTGTATCCTTTTCTGCAGCTGCGCAGGAAAGAAAAGCGCGCCGTCCAAGTCAGGACCGGTACGCGACAATACTCCGAAAGTCTATGTACCTGAGGCAAGCGGCACGGCAACATACGGCAATGACACGGTAACGTTCGATGCGTCCCATACAGACCAGGGCTATATGATGGTACAGTACCGGGGCACAAACGAAAAAGTGAAGCTTCAGTTTGCGGCGCCCGACGGCTCAACCTACACATATCTTCTTTCACTGAGCGGTGAATACGAAACATTTCCTTTCTCTGCCGGCAGCGGAACTTATTCTGCCAGCCTTCTTGAAAATGTACAGGGCGACATGTACAGTATCGCTTTTGCACAGGATATTGAAGTGAATATCGCGGACGAATTTACCCCTTTTCTCTACCCGAACCAGTACGTCAACTTCACACCTGACTCTAATGCCGTCAAAGAGGGCGAGAAACTGGCCAAAGGAGCGCATTCTGATCTGGAAGTTGTGGAGAACATATATCACTATGTGATCAAAAATGTTTCTTATGACGATGATAAAGCTTCTTCCGTAACATATGGATATCTCCCCGTAGTGGATGAGACCTTAAAAACAGGCAAGGGGATCTGTTTTGATTATGCTTCCCTTATGGCCGCCATGCTCCGGTCCCAGGGTATTCCTACCAAGCTTGACATCGGATATGCCGGAGACGCCTACCATTCCTGGATCAGTACGTATGTGGACGACAAAGGATGGATAGACAATATTATAGAATTTGACGGGACTTCCTGGGAACTGATGGACCCTACTTTTGCCGCAAACAGTGACAACAAATCGTTGAAAGAAGCTATTGGAGACGGCTCCAATTATGTATTAAAATATACGTATTAA
- a CDS encoding type II secretion system F family protein → MAQQTFTPLSNMEISAFCSQMAMILQSGISSVEGVTLMLEESKSPDEQELLTNMQKTLFETGSFYEALVSTCSFPDYMLQMVNIGEQTGKLDDVMKSLSEHYDREAAIAQSVKNAVTYPLIMICMMLLVIVVLITKVMPIFNQVFRQLGSEMTGFSKAILNLGTALNRYSVIFIAALVILIIFVILITRTKSGRAAFGRFTGRFAWTRSVSEKMAACRFASGMALTLSSGMTQSECLELTSKLTDNENFRQKLEQCQIKMQEGEDLSQVLLEMEVFSGIYARMASIGSKAGVLDEVMSDIADRYQEEIDQRFTNIIATLEPTLVIILSLIVGMILLSVMLPLMGIMSSI, encoded by the coding sequence ATGGCACAGCAAACATTTACCCCTCTTTCCAATATGGAAATATCAGCCTTTTGTTCACAGATGGCAATGATCTTACAATCCGGCATCTCTTCGGTAGAGGGGGTCACCCTCATGCTGGAAGAAAGCAAAAGTCCTGATGAACAGGAACTTCTTACAAATATGCAGAAAACGCTTTTTGAAACAGGCAGCTTTTATGAAGCGCTTGTCTCAACCTGCTCTTTTCCGGATTATATGCTCCAGATGGTCAATATCGGGGAACAGACGGGAAAGCTCGACGACGTTATGAAATCACTGTCAGAACATTATGACCGCGAGGCTGCGATCGCACAGTCGGTAAAAAATGCCGTCACATATCCGCTCATCATGATATGTATGATGCTGCTCGTGATCGTGGTACTTATCACAAAAGTGATGCCTATCTTCAATCAGGTATTCCGCCAGCTCGGAAGCGAGATGACAGGATTTTCCAAAGCCATACTGAACCTCGGAACTGCACTGAACCGTTATTCTGTCATATTCATAGCCGCGCTCGTTATTCTCATTATTTTTGTCATTCTTATCACGCGCACAAAGAGCGGACGCGCCGCATTCGGGCGGTTTACCGGAAGGTTCGCGTGGACGCGCTCTGTATCTGAAAAGATGGCTGCCTGCAGATTTGCCAGCGGGATGGCACTGACACTGAGCAGCGGAATGACTCAGTCTGAGTGCCTGGAACTTACGTCAAAACTTACGGATAATGAAAATTTCCGTCAGAAGCTGGAACAATGCCAGATCAAAATGCAGGAAGGTGAGGATCTGTCACAGGTACTGCTTGAAATGGAAGTCTTTTCCGGGATATATGCCCGCATGGCTTCTATCGGCTCAAAGGCCGGTGTCCTGGATGAAGTCATGAGCGACATCGCCGACCGGTATCAGGAGGAGATCGACCAGAGATTTACGAACATTATCGCTACACTTGAACCGACGCTTGTCATTATACTTTCACTGATCGTGGGAATGATCCTGCTGTCTGTAATGCTTCCGTTAATGGGAATCATGTCCAGCATATAA
- a CDS encoding DUF4860 domain-containing protein yields the protein MKFQTRQRHVIDLIFPIALFFVFAASSLAVLLLAANLYGSTTGQIQANDQNRTCLSYIAEKIRQNDSDRAVSIQSIDDTECLALRGNYNGVACTTYIYELDGSLKELFINDGVDISLKNGKTIMEIERLRMDETGDGIFHFASTDKKGNEDSLIISERSEL from the coding sequence ATGAAATTCCAGACCCGCCAGAGACATGTGATCGACCTTATATTTCCAATAGCGCTTTTCTTTGTCTTCGCGGCATCTTCTCTTGCCGTTCTGCTTCTGGCTGCCAATTTATATGGTTCCACAACAGGACAGATCCAGGCCAATGACCAGAACCGGACGTGCCTTTCCTATATCGCTGAAAAAATAAGACAGAACGACAGCGACAGGGCCGTTTCGATACAGAGTATAGATGACACGGAATGTCTGGCGCTGCGCGGCAATTATAACGGCGTTGCCTGCACTACGTATATATACGAACTGGACGGTTCCTTAAAAGAACTGTTCATAAATGATGGTGTAGATATATCTCTGAAAAACGGAAAAACGATAATGGAGATCGAGCGTCTCCGTATGGATGAGACGGGGGACGGGATCTTTCACTTTGCGTCAACTGACAAGAAAGGGAATGAGGATTCCCTTATCATCTCAGAAAGGAGCGAGTTATGA
- a CDS encoding type IV pilus modification PilV family protein has protein sequence MKKQASNRSGLLLMEIIIAILFFSVISAICLQLFVKSHTLSRDTEVLDSAVNETSSAAELLHSTEDAESALREYYPALKKEDSRLYIYYDEAFKACAETDAVYYMEIKKESAENGIFEYKLTVNKSGSSSHIYEMEYVTYEPLKP, from the coding sequence ATGAAAAAACAGGCTTCCAACCGCTCCGGGCTGCTTCTGATGGAAATTATCATAGCGATACTGTTCTTCTCCGTGATCAGCGCCATATGTCTGCAGCTCTTCGTCAAGTCACATACGCTCAGCCGGGATACTGAGGTGCTGGACAGCGCGGTAAATGAGACGAGCTCCGCAGCCGAGCTGCTCCACAGTACAGAAGATGCAGAGTCAGCGCTCCGAGAGTATTATCCGGCCTTGAAGAAAGAAGACAGCAGGTTGTATATTTATTATGACGAGGCATTTAAGGCATGCGCTGAGACAGATGCGGTCTATTATATGGAAATAAAAAAAGAGTCGGCGGAAAACGGGATCTTTGAATATAAACTTACTGTGAACAAATCCGGCTCCTCCTCACATATATATGAAATGGAATATGTAACATACGAGCCGTTAAAACCATAG
- a CDS encoding type IV pilus twitching motility protein PilT — MNATDFFENAIEKKASDLFIIAGLPASMRVNNTIVRINSDRLLPGDTEELLCQIYKLAGERSMNKLLETGDDDFSFAIAGLSRFRVSAYKQRGALSAVIRIITFTLPDPASLGITDSIMKLDRFPKGLVLVTGPAGSGKSTTLACMIDDINHNFEKHIITLEDPLEYLHRHDKSIVSQREINVDTDSYVAALRAALRQSPDVILLGEMRDYETTQVAMTAAETGHLIFSTLHTIGSANTIDRIIDVFPPNQQRQIAVQLSMVLQAVVSQQLVPAVDGRMVPAFEIMTVTPAIRNMIRDNKIPQIDGIIYSSANDDMIAMDTSLLRLFKAGTITEETALTFATNPDMLSKKLK; from the coding sequence ATGAATGCAACTGATTTTTTTGAAAATGCCATAGAGAAAAAAGCATCCGACCTTTTTATAATCGCAGGTCTTCCTGCTTCTATGAGAGTCAATAACACGATCGTGCGCATCAACAGTGACAGACTGCTGCCTGGCGACACAGAAGAGCTTCTGTGCCAAATATACAAGCTTGCCGGGGAACGTTCCATGAATAAGCTCCTGGAGACAGGAGACGACGATTTTTCGTTCGCCATTGCGGGGCTGTCGCGTTTTCGTGTCAGCGCGTACAAGCAGAGGGGCGCCCTGTCGGCTGTTATCCGTATTATCACATTTACTCTGCCGGATCCTGCCTCTCTTGGCATTACGGACAGTATCATGAAACTGGACCGTTTTCCAAAAGGTCTCGTGCTCGTAACCGGTCCGGCAGGCAGTGGAAAATCAACCACCCTTGCCTGTATGATCGATGATATCAACCATAATTTTGAAAAACATATCATCACGCTGGAGGATCCTCTGGAATATCTACACCGCCATGATAAAAGCATTGTAAGCCAGAGAGAGATCAATGTGGATACCGACAGCTATGTAGCTGCCTTAAGGGCCGCGCTCCGTCAGAGCCCTGATGTCATACTTCTTGGAGAAATGCGCGATTATGAGACTACACAGGTCGCCATGACGGCGGCGGAGACAGGACACCTTATTTTCTCCACTCTGCATACGATCGGAAGCGCCAATACGATAGACCGTATAATCGACGTATTTCCGCCTAACCAGCAGCGCCAGATAGCCGTCCAGCTTTCCATGGTCCTTCAGGCGGTCGTGTCACAGCAGCTTGTACCTGCCGTGGACGGCAGAATGGTCCCTGCCTTTGAGATCATGACTGTCACACCTGCCATACGGAATATGATACGGGATAACAAGATCCCTCAAATAGACGGTATTATATACTCTTCCGCAAACGATGATATGATAGCGATGGATACAAGCCTTCTCCGCCTCTTTAAGGCCGGTACGATCACAGAGGAGACTGCTCTCACCTTTGCTACAAATCCGGACATGCTCAGCAAGAAATTAAAATAG